A region from the Haloarcula limicola genome encodes:
- the katG gene encoding catalase/peroxidase HPI, with protein sequence MLTCERDNSPLMTRSNQDWWPDQLNLEILDDTTRPGDPMDEDFDYAEEFQKLDLDEVKSDIEDVLTTSQDWWPADYGHYGPLMIRMAWHSAGTYRVADGRGGASRAGQRLPPLDSWPDNANLDKARRLLWPVKQKYGEKLSWADLLVLTGNVALESMGFETFGFGGGREDAYKPDEAVDWGPEDEMEQTSPERFDEDGSLRDPLGNTVMGLIYVNPEGPNGEPDVEGSAKNIRESFSHMAMNDEETVALIAGGHTFGKVHGADDPDYLGPEPAAAEIENQGLGWDSDYESGRGQDTITGGIEGPWNSAPIQWDMGYIDNLLDHEWEAHKGPGGAWQWRPVGEELEGSVPDAHDSSEMVDPMMLTTDVALKRDEDYREVLERFQENPGEFQQAFAKAWYKLIHRDMGPPSRLLGPEVPDEEMLWQDPIPDADYDIVGDEEVEELKEEIRDSELSVPQLVRTAWASASTYRDSDKRGGANGARIRLRPQRDWEVNNPEELATVLDTFEEIQEEFNSSRSDGTKVSLADLIVLGGNVAVEQAAADAGYDVDVPFEPGRTDASQEQTDVESFEALKPDADGFRNYRSDEADERAEELLVDKAELLDLSVPEMTVLVGGMRALDANYDGSDLGVFTDRPGTLTNDFFVNLLGMDVEWEPASEDEYVFEGYDRDTGDLVRKGTRFDLVFGSNARLRAVAEVYGSDDGEEKFVRDFVDTWHKVMTHDRFDRK encoded by the coding sequence ATTTTAACTTGCGAAAGGGACAACTCCCCGCTGATGACCAGGTCTAATCAGGACTGGTGGCCGGATCAGCTGAACTTGGAGATCCTCGACGACACCACGCGTCCCGGGGACCCGATGGACGAGGACTTCGATTACGCCGAGGAGTTCCAGAAGCTCGACCTCGACGAGGTGAAGTCGGACATCGAGGACGTCCTGACGACGTCGCAGGACTGGTGGCCGGCCGACTACGGCCACTACGGACCGCTGATGATCCGGATGGCGTGGCACAGCGCCGGCACGTACCGCGTCGCCGACGGCCGCGGCGGCGCGAGCCGCGCCGGGCAGCGCCTCCCGCCGCTCGACAGCTGGCCCGACAACGCGAACCTCGACAAGGCGCGACGACTGCTCTGGCCCGTCAAGCAGAAGTACGGCGAGAAGCTCTCGTGGGCCGACCTGCTGGTCCTGACCGGAAACGTCGCCCTGGAGTCGATGGGCTTCGAGACGTTCGGCTTCGGCGGCGGCCGCGAGGACGCCTACAAGCCCGACGAAGCCGTCGACTGGGGTCCGGAAGACGAGATGGAGCAGACCTCTCCCGAGCGCTTCGACGAGGACGGCTCCCTCAGAGATCCGCTCGGTAACACCGTCATGGGCCTCATCTACGTGAACCCCGAGGGGCCGAACGGCGAGCCCGACGTCGAGGGGTCGGCGAAGAACATCCGCGAGTCGTTCAGCCACATGGCGATGAACGACGAGGAGACGGTCGCGCTCATCGCCGGCGGACACACCTTCGGGAAGGTCCACGGCGCCGACGACCCCGACTACCTCGGCCCCGAGCCCGCCGCCGCCGAGATCGAGAACCAGGGACTCGGCTGGGACAGCGACTACGAGTCCGGGCGCGGGCAGGACACGATTACCGGCGGGATAGAGGGGCCGTGGAACAGCGCGCCGATCCAGTGGGACATGGGGTACATCGACAACCTGCTCGACCACGAGTGGGAGGCCCACAAGGGCCCCGGCGGCGCGTGGCAGTGGCGGCCGGTCGGCGAGGAACTGGAGGGCTCCGTTCCGGACGCCCACGACTCCTCGGAGATGGTGGACCCGATGATGCTGACGACGGACGTCGCCCTGAAGCGCGACGAGGACTACCGAGAGGTCTTAGAGCGCTTCCAGGAGAACCCCGGCGAGTTCCAGCAGGCCTTCGCGAAGGCCTGGTACAAACTGATCCATCGCGACATGGGACCGCCGTCCCGGCTCCTCGGTCCGGAGGTGCCTGACGAAGAGATGCTGTGGCAGGACCCGATCCCCGACGCCGACTACGACATCGTCGGCGACGAGGAGGTCGAGGAACTGAAAGAGGAGATCCGCGATTCGGAACTCTCCGTCCCCCAGCTCGTCAGGACCGCCTGGGCGTCGGCGTCGACGTACCGCGACAGCGACAAGCGCGGCGGAGCCAACGGCGCTCGCATCCGCCTCCGGCCGCAGCGAGATTGGGAAGTGAACAACCCGGAGGAACTGGCGACCGTACTCGACACCTTCGAAGAGATTCAGGAGGAGTTCAACAGTTCGCGCTCCGACGGGACGAAGGTCTCGCTCGCCGACCTCATCGTCCTCGGCGGCAACGTCGCCGTCGAGCAGGCGGCGGCCGACGCCGGGTACGACGTCGACGTCCCGTTCGAGCCGGGCCGCACGGACGCCTCGCAGGAACAGACCGACGTGGAGTCCTTCGAGGCGCTCAAACCCGATGCGGACGGATTCCGGAACTACCGTTCCGACGAGGCCGACGAACGAGCCGAGGAACTGCTGGTCGACAAGGCGGAGCTCCTGGACCTGTCGGTGCCCGAGATGACGGTTCTCGTCGGCGGCATGCGGGCGCTCGACGCGAACTACGACGGGTCGGACCTCGGCGTCTTCACCGACCGACCGGGGACGCTGACCAACGACTTCTTCGTGAACCTGCTCGGCATGGACGTCGAGTGGGAGCCGGCCAGCGAGGACGAGTACGTCTTCGAGGGGTACGACCGCGACACGGGCGACCTCGTCCGGAAGGGGACTCGCTTCGACCTCGTCTTCGGATCGAACGCCCGGCTCCGCGCCGTCGCGGAGGTCTACGGCAGCGACGACGGCGAGGAGAAGTTCGTGCGGGACTTCGTGGACACCTGGCACAAGGTGATGACCCACGACCGCTTCGACCGCAAGTAA
- the pspAB gene encoding PspA-associated protein PspAB, which yields MGLLDGLKSVLGVKAEADATRDADPEDLFGMSTAYITMEADLGYAPTGDAALCFGDVDSTDFQDARDEVETILSAGEAETGTSAEFTRDSHGYQWVVLHDDDFEDLVTSIHFAADTLIERRYGSRLLAALFGFEDERTGQLVYWVYSFRRGAYYPFAPDPDRDHERDTTAEFKLESNLDGELTVEGDKEFWYPLWPDRPGDHPWE from the coding sequence ATGGGACTGCTGGACGGACTCAAGAGCGTCCTCGGCGTGAAAGCCGAGGCCGACGCGACCCGGGACGCCGACCCGGAGGACCTCTTCGGGATGTCGACGGCCTACATCACGATGGAGGCCGACCTCGGCTACGCGCCGACCGGCGACGCCGCCCTCTGTTTCGGCGACGTGGACAGCACGGACTTCCAGGACGCGAGAGACGAGGTGGAGACGATTCTCAGCGCGGGCGAAGCCGAGACCGGGACCAGCGCCGAGTTCACGCGGGACAGCCACGGCTACCAGTGGGTCGTCCTCCACGACGACGACTTCGAGGACCTGGTGACCTCGATCCACTTCGCGGCCGACACGCTCATCGAGCGGCGCTACGGCTCTCGCCTCCTCGCGGCGCTCTTCGGCTTCGAAGACGAACGGACCGGGCAACTCGTCTACTGGGTCTACTCCTTCCGGCGAGGGGCGTACTACCCGTTCGCGCCGGACCCCGACCGGGACCACGAGCGCGACACGACGGCGGAGTTCAAACTGGAGAGCAACTTAGACGGGGAACTGACCGTCGAGGGGGACAAGGAGTTCTGGTATCCGCTGTGGCCCGACCGCCCCGGCGACCACCCCTGGGAGTAG